From a region of the Thermosipho melanesiensis BI429 genome:
- the rpmF gene encoding 50S ribosomal protein L32: protein MAVPKQKRSRSRTHHKRAKIYKAFSVPVSVCPNCGAPKLPHRVCLNCGHYGKKQVFEVAE, encoded by the coding sequence ATGGCAGTTCCAAAGCAAAAAAGGTCAAGAAGTAGAACACATCACAAGAGGGCAAAAATTTACAAAGCATTTTCCGTTCCAGTATCTGTATGTCCAAATTGTGGAGCACCTAAACTCCCACATAGAGTTTGCTTAAACTGCGGCCACTACGGTAAAAAACAAGTGTTTGAAGTAGCCGAATAA
- a CDS encoding YceD family protein, translated as MTWKIKIKDIISEKISKIEGDYVTEFIELHTGTYKVIDNRFHVKISIVYTNDTIVVGGFVKGKIERPCDRCLEMGILELEGTIEAIYDLKNEPNFKDSEIENLKNVIYYKGEEIDLEERIIEALVVSAPDVFVCKKDCKGLCPYCGENLNLHPNHQCKAMEEALIDPRFEKLLHLKEKLNNN; from the coding sequence ATGACTTGGAAAATCAAAATTAAGGATATTATATCTGAGAAGATTTCAAAAATAGAAGGAGATTATGTAACGGAGTTTATTGAACTACATACAGGAACGTATAAGGTTATAGATAATAGGTTTCATGTTAAAATATCAATAGTATATACTAATGATACAATTGTTGTAGGCGGTTTTGTTAAAGGAAAAATAGAAAGACCTTGTGATAGATGTCTTGAGATGGGGATACTTGAACTTGAAGGTACTATTGAAGCAATTTATGATTTAAAAAATGAACCAAATTTTAAAGATTCTGAAATAGAAAATTTAAAAAATGTGATATACTACAAAGGAGAAGAAATAGATCTTGAGGAAAGAATAATAGAAGCACTTGTAGTAAGTGCTCCTGATGTTTTTGTATGCAAAAAAGATTGTAAAGGTTTGTGTCCATATTGCGGTGAGAATTTGAATTTACATCCCAACCATCAATGTAAAGCAATGGAAGAAGCTTTAATAGACCCTAGATTCGAGAAACTATTACACTTAAAAGAAAAGTTAAACAATAATTAA
- a CDS encoding lytic transglycosylase domain-containing protein: MKKNLFLIFLLISANYFSFMLDPLNYITKTNLGLQVQFYNNAGKISIYNPFVYRIVSYDTFTNTMRFPEIVKGLAYIESGFNIHALSNVGAMGIAQFKADAALDYGINNAWNPKQALLGADRMIRYYYQKYNDIYSVLAIYNIGEGNYKKGKYLDEGKNYANKVISASRKISRNVYLKDKYVLYLQAGLDSTNTTFFEIGSIFDYLGLLYFDLSTKFSIEETGYPIEFGAKSFFRLDHFSSIVFGYNLRYNNNISVGPIIGYSYFEPVGPNYEICYDFSKGFDMKNFQFDVGYGNKYWRISLGYDTDFENFYLRFLY; the protein is encoded by the coding sequence ATGAAAAAGAACCTTTTTCTAATTTTTTTACTAATCTCTGCAAATTATTTTTCATTTATGCTTGATCCTTTGAACTATATTACCAAAACCAACCTTGGATTGCAAGTACAATTTTATAACAATGCTGGGAAAATATCTATATATAATCCGTTTGTTTACAGAATTGTTTCATATGATACATTTACCAACACAATGCGATTTCCTGAGATAGTAAAGGGACTTGCATACATTGAATCGGGCTTCAATATCCACGCACTTTCAAATGTTGGAGCAATGGGAATAGCACAATTTAAAGCAGATGCAGCACTAGATTATGGTATTAACAATGCCTGGAATCCAAAACAAGCACTTCTTGGTGCAGACAGAATGATAAGATATTATTATCAGAAATACAACGATATATACTCAGTTCTTGCGATATATAACATAGGAGAGGGAAATTACAAAAAAGGTAAATATCTAGATGAAGGCAAAAATTATGCAAATAAAGTTATATCAGCCTCAAGAAAAATAAGTAGAAATGTCTACCTAAAAGATAAATATGTATTATATCTTCAAGCAGGGTTAGATAGTACTAATACTACATTCTTTGAAATTGGTTCTATCTTTGACTATTTAGGACTTTTATACTTTGATTTATCTACAAAATTTTCAATTGAAGAAACTGGATACCCAATTGAATTTGGAGCAAAATCTTTTTTTAGATTAGACCATTTCTCTTCAATTGTGTTTGGATATAATTTAAGGTATAATAATAATATATCAGTTGGTCCGATAATTGGTTACTCCTACTTTGAACCAGTTGGCCCAAACTATGAAATTTGCTATGATTTTTCGAAAGGCTTTGATATGAAAAACTTTCAATTTGACGTTGGTTATGGAAACAAGTATTGGCGAATTAGCTTAGGATATGACACTGATTTCGAGAATTTTTATCTGAGGTTTTTATATTGA
- the fliF gene encoding flagellar basal-body MS-ring/collar protein FliF produces the protein MTVILNAPRYVLLITANNETDAGAIVQQLESSGIPYKVEAGNRILIPSSYNVYEVRMKLASSGILGASSKGFEILDQTSFGATSFDKQVNYQRALQGELERTIATINGVKYARVHLTLPKYTYYVRGDMAETRASVQLVLEPGASLSKEQVKGIIYLLTGAVEGLKPENVKVVDNFGRALSDLVNFDENTYAASTKAELKMQLERYYRSKIQPALEAVFGLGKVEVITDINLNWQKTEKTITTYSSPKGGFIRSKETESEKSTTFPSDGGPVGTESNIPTTYYQSLESSNSTLYEKKHEITNYELNQIVENIVQNTEGEIENISVSVIIDSSSTVFNKVSKNEINKMVADVIQKSIAANASPSNISYSLAFIPFSRELEEQYQKLIQSEQTKKDIIFKISLLLIATVLMFFSSYGILLQIRKSKARKLVLQRYKMLEEEARKLVEKEGQEEAEEILSEAQKVIEELKNYAQQLAVKSPEETAAIIKIWLSERG, from the coding sequence ATTACTGTTATTTTGAATGCTCCTAGATATGTGCTTTTAATAACGGCAAATAACGAAACCGATGCTGGTGCTATTGTTCAACAACTTGAATCATCAGGGATACCTTACAAAGTTGAGGCAGGAAATAGGATATTAATTCCTTCTTCATATAACGTATATGAAGTAAGAATGAAATTGGCTTCAAGTGGTATTTTAGGAGCTTCTTCAAAAGGTTTTGAAATTTTGGATCAGACAAGTTTTGGGGCTACAAGTTTTGATAAACAAGTAAATTATCAAAGAGCTCTTCAAGGAGAACTTGAAAGAACAATAGCTACCATTAATGGAGTAAAGTATGCAAGGGTTCATCTTACACTCCCAAAGTATACATATTATGTGCGTGGAGATATGGCTGAAACAAGGGCATCTGTGCAACTTGTATTAGAACCAGGGGCAAGTTTATCAAAGGAACAAGTAAAAGGAATAATTTATCTTCTTACTGGTGCTGTCGAAGGGTTAAAACCTGAAAATGTTAAAGTTGTTGACAACTTTGGTAGGGCGTTAAGCGACCTTGTTAATTTTGATGAAAATACGTATGCTGCAAGCACAAAAGCAGAACTGAAAATGCAACTTGAGAGATACTATAGAAGTAAAATTCAACCTGCTCTTGAAGCGGTCTTTGGTCTGGGAAAAGTTGAAGTAATTACCGATATAAACTTAAACTGGCAAAAAACTGAAAAGACCATAACTACTTATTCATCTCCAAAAGGAGGTTTTATTAGAAGCAAAGAAACAGAAAGTGAAAAATCTACAACCTTTCCCTCCGATGGGGGACCTGTTGGAACAGAATCAAACATTCCAACAACTTATTATCAAAGCCTTGAAAGTTCTAATTCCACACTTTATGAGAAAAAACACGAGATAACAAATTATGAATTAAACCAAATAGTGGAAAATATCGTGCAAAATACAGAAGGTGAAATTGAAAATATATCTGTATCGGTTATAATAGATTCTTCATCTACAGTATTTAATAAAGTATCAAAAAATGAAATCAATAAAATGGTAGCAGATGTTATACAAAAAAGCATAGCAGCAAATGCAAGCCCTTCTAATATTTCCTACTCCCTTGCATTTATACCATTCAGTAGAGAACTCGAAGAACAATACCAAAAACTTATACAATCAGAACAAACAAAAAAAGACATAATTTTTAAAATTAGTCTTCTTTTAATTGCCACTGTTTTAATGTTCTTTAGCTCATATGGAATATTACTACAAATTAGAAAGTCAAAAGCAAGAAAACTTGTATTGCAAAGGTATAAAATGTTAGAAGAAGAAGCACGTAAATTAGTTGAAAAAGAAGGGCAAGAAGAAGCTGAAGAAATATTGAGTGAAGCACAAAAGGTTATAGAAGAGTTAAAAAATTACGCTCAACAACTTGCTGTAAAATCCCCAGAGGAAACTGCGGCAATAATAAAGATATGGCTTTCTGAAAGAGGGTGA
- the fliG gene encoding flagellar motor switch protein FliG, with the protein MAEKTGIPGKRKAAILLVLMGPENAANVLKNLDEQDVELLTIEIANLGKVTDEEKEVVLSEFKELSKAREMLLSGGIDYAKEMLIKAFGPEKAMKVIERLVSNLQVKPFEFMKLADPMQIVNFLQSEHPQTIALVLSFLEPQLSAKVLSALPENIQAEVIKRIALLERASPDVVREIEKTLEKKFSGIGMQTLSQVGGVDTAAEIINNIDRATEKSIMEKLGYESPELAEEIRRRLFVFEDLLKLDDRSVQLVLREVDTRDLAVALKGASDELKEKIFNNMSKRAAQLLKDELEFMGPVRVKDVEEAQQKIINIVRRLEEAGEIVIARGGGEELIV; encoded by the coding sequence ATGGCCGAGAAAACAGGTATACCTGGAAAACGAAAAGCAGCAATATTACTCGTTTTAATGGGGCCGGAAAATGCCGCAAATGTTTTAAAAAACCTAGATGAACAAGATGTAGAATTGCTAACAATCGAAATTGCAAATTTAGGAAAAGTTACAGATGAGGAAAAAGAAGTAGTCTTATCCGAATTTAAAGAACTTTCCAAAGCAAGAGAAATGCTCCTCTCAGGTGGTATTGACTATGCAAAAGAAATGTTAATCAAAGCTTTTGGGCCAGAAAAAGCAATGAAAGTAATAGAAAGACTTGTTTCCAATTTACAAGTTAAACCATTTGAATTTATGAAACTTGCTGATCCCATGCAAATTGTTAATTTCTTACAATCTGAACATCCTCAAACCATAGCTTTGGTATTAAGTTTTTTAGAACCCCAACTTTCGGCAAAAGTTTTGTCAGCATTGCCTGAAAACATCCAAGCCGAGGTTATCAAACGTATCGCTCTACTAGAACGCGCATCTCCTGATGTAGTTAGAGAAATTGAAAAGACACTTGAAAAGAAGTTCAGTGGTATTGGTATGCAAACCTTAAGTCAAGTAGGTGGTGTAGACACTGCAGCAGAGATTATTAACAATATTGATAGAGCTACGGAAAAGAGTATTATGGAAAAACTTGGGTATGAATCACCTGAGCTTGCGGAAGAAATTAGAAGAAGACTATTTGTATTTGAAGACTTGCTTAAGCTCGATGATAGATCTGTACAACTTGTACTACGTGAAGTAGACACAAGAGATCTCGCAGTCGCCTTGAAAGGTGCATCCGACGAATTAAAAGAAAAGATATTCAATAATATGTCCAAGAGAGCTGCACAACTCTTAAAAGACGAACTAGAATTCATGGGTCCTGTAAGAGTTAAAGACGTTGAAGAAGCACAACAAAAGATTATTAACATCGTTAGAAGGTTAGAAGAAGCAGGTGAAATAGTAATAGCAAGAGGTGGCGGTGAAGAGTTAATAGTATAG
- a CDS encoding PolC-type DNA polymerase III: MIDENVYCVLDTETTGLNPYFGDRIIEVAIVPIYKGKIIESWIYHSLVNPHIKISALSEKIHGISNSEIESAPGLEKILDNIRAYAKDTIFVMHNARMDLSFLDIATKEVGQFPINVRYIDTLEISLILYGKKRSLESLVREFKFGEKVPHRALGDAILTAKVFLKLSEKIANLNEFVRIWGDR, translated from the coding sequence GTGATAGATGAAAATGTATACTGTGTCCTAGACACAGAAACAACAGGATTAAATCCTTATTTCGGCGATAGGATAATTGAAGTAGCAATTGTTCCTATATACAAAGGAAAGATAATTGAAAGTTGGATATATCATTCTCTTGTAAATCCGCACATAAAAATCTCTGCGTTGTCGGAAAAAATACACGGTATTTCAAACAGCGAAATTGAGAGTGCGCCTGGACTTGAAAAGATTTTAGACAATATAAGGGCATATGCAAAAGATACTATTTTTGTCATGCATAACGCACGAATGGACCTTTCTTTTTTGGACATCGCAACAAAAGAGGTAGGACAATTTCCCATAAATGTAAGATACATTGATACATTGGAAATTTCCCTAATTTTGTATGGCAAAAAAAGGAGTCTTGAAAGCCTTGTAAGAGAATTTAAATTTGGAGAAAAAGTACCTCACAGGGCATTAGGAGATGCCATATTAACTGCAAAAGTTTTTTTAAAATTATCGGAAAAAATAGCCAACTTAAATGAATTTGTTAGAATCTGGGGGGATAGGTAA
- a CDS encoding PhoH family protein, whose amino-acid sequence MLKNFVLDTNVLIHDPESIYSFEDNAVIIPLPVLEELDNLKRHTGSLGKYARQAIREFDKLRQKGKLSEGVKLENGGLLKVIHLKKNEHENIDFLFEKYIDNWILVYTLHIMKNSKEPTYLVSKDINLRVKADALGIPAQDYLTDRSELATLNPGYFEFRNVDMVDKEMLYPNIYIDSIGTYYRFNGRDLLQISKKIEAWNVKPRNREQFFAMDALLNDDIKLVSLIGIAGTGKTFITLACALQKAVTEQKYEKIVIARPLVAMGGKDIGYLPGSYEEKMKPWMSPIYDNLEYLFRLSNVNMKEFMKKGIIEIEALTYIRGRSIPDQFIIIDEAQNLTPHEIKTVLTRAGENTKIVLLGDPYQIDTPYLDKDSNGLVYAASRFLESNLSAHIVLKKGERSMLATEAANLL is encoded by the coding sequence ATGTTAAAAAATTTTGTTTTGGACACAAATGTATTAATACACGATCCAGAATCTATTTATTCGTTTGAAGATAATGCCGTAATAATTCCACTACCCGTTTTGGAAGAACTTGATAATTTAAAAAGACACACTGGAAGTCTGGGGAAATATGCAAGACAAGCTATTAGAGAATTTGACAAATTAAGACAAAAAGGAAAATTATCTGAAGGTGTAAAACTTGAAAATGGAGGATTGCTAAAAGTCATACACTTAAAGAAAAACGAACATGAAAACATAGACTTTTTATTTGAAAAATACATAGATAACTGGATTCTAGTTTACACACTGCACATAATGAAAAATTCAAAAGAACCAACATATCTAGTTTCAAAAGATATAAATCTAAGAGTTAAAGCTGATGCATTGGGAATACCTGCACAAGATTATCTTACCGATAGATCTGAGCTTGCAACGTTAAATCCCGGATATTTTGAATTTAGAAATGTAGATATGGTTGATAAAGAAATGCTTTATCCAAATATATATATAGATAGTATAGGAACCTATTATAGATTTAACGGAAGGGATTTACTACAAATAAGTAAAAAGATAGAAGCTTGGAATGTTAAACCAAGAAACAGAGAACAATTTTTTGCTATGGATGCATTGTTAAACGACGATATAAAACTTGTTTCCTTGATAGGAATAGCAGGTACGGGAAAAACGTTTATTACCCTTGCATGTGCATTGCAAAAAGCTGTTACAGAACAAAAATATGAAAAGATAGTAATTGCAAGACCGCTTGTTGCAATGGGTGGAAAGGATATAGGGTATTTACCCGGAAGTTATGAAGAAAAGATGAAACCATGGATGTCACCTATATATGACAATTTAGAATACCTCTTTAGACTTTCCAATGTAAATATGAAAGAATTCATGAAAAAAGGTATAATTGAAATCGAGGCATTGACATACATACGTGGAAGATCTATCCCCGATCAGTTCATAATAATTGACGAAGCACAAAATCTAACGCCTCACGAAATAAAAACCGTCTTAACAAGGGCTGGTGAAAATACTAAGATAGTCCTTTTGGGAGATCCATATCAAATAGATACGCCATACCTGGACAAAGATAGTAACGGACTTGTATATGCGGCTAGTAGATTTTTGGAAAGTAATTTATCAGCACATATTGTGTTAAAGAAAGGTGAGCGTTCAATGCTTGCAACAGAAGCAGCCAATCTTCTCTAA
- a CDS encoding ATP-binding protein: MLIKSLKINGFGKLKSKELKFKPGLNVIFGPNASGKTTIAYFILNALSKPGDELKKYEPWDHYEFGGEITTDEGTFKVDFLNGEFNTLVDRDLFETVGFIKEDEKLDTLKEKDSFVIGYMKKKMQKNEWGLRLTEAIEKTNSYVEEVQSCIEDLNKEIVNLDKEIVNLKQKLDKYNEFIIKQKRLKKEKEEIESKIWEKKEKLEDLRISYTKDLNEKIKELNLKKEELSLKLQDFVRISKIDREKVTNAKELIETMEIIDRNLNGILSHYNELLENLETLEKQLKEKMKGLNIENEKELETVNLKIKNLSLLKKMYDEKKHKLEDILEENPLWKLFSEKENLLEEVEEEEEKHKESQQKLQTRIDELKEKLNHIFSSAKIHKDFSFVFFFASVISLLLGFLMTNVNMWLFTAAIVTGFIGLIETVIWRKKEGVSETIRNEIDELTKKKIIRPRYLSILREHNLKSLKELRQKYYEFIEWKAKKKDYQSTSEEFKKLESEILKELKDFNLGSAAQIIDSGISYLEKLVNEIQKLIISKSSLEKQTIETKNEIENLKRKKEELTISLNKLLEELKLSLEEIKNFDTLYDEYLKITEEISKLDTKIEKYENMLNSEILPENMKNLEFDLEKLKKRLSDIDTLLLEKFENIPSFEEILEKIKKKEELIGKIDALKAYSSKISTAKEILKKKLEEYVETYGKKFKEEFTKILHSIVNEPMPIIVEDNLSVRLNINGEKLNPEEFLSAATFDQMLFAYKVALFNTMSEHNLPLIIDNAFIRYDDERLNRVLKILQNEAKRRQIILLTSDLRLADKFKEVVELEG; encoded by the coding sequence ATGTTAATAAAATCGTTAAAAATAAATGGGTTTGGTAAATTAAAATCTAAAGAATTAAAATTTAAACCAGGACTAAACGTTATATTTGGTCCAAATGCATCCGGTAAGACTACTATTGCATATTTTATTTTAAATGCTTTATCAAAACCTGGAGACGAATTAAAAAAATACGAACCATGGGATCACTATGAGTTTGGTGGTGAAATAACCACTGATGAAGGAACCTTTAAAGTGGATTTTTTAAATGGAGAATTCAACACTTTAGTGGATAGAGATCTTTTTGAAACTGTAGGTTTTATTAAAGAAGATGAAAAACTCGATACATTAAAAGAAAAAGATTCTTTTGTTATTGGATATATGAAAAAAAAGATGCAAAAAAATGAATGGGGGTTAAGGTTAACAGAGGCAATAGAAAAAACAAACTCCTATGTTGAAGAAGTGCAAAGTTGTATAGAAGATTTAAATAAAGAAATTGTAAATTTGGACAAAGAAATTGTAAACCTAAAACAAAAGCTTGATAAATACAATGAATTTATCATTAAACAAAAACGCCTAAAAAAAGAAAAAGAAGAAATTGAAAGTAAGATATGGGAGAAAAAAGAAAAACTTGAAGACCTTAGAATATCATATACAAAAGACCTAAACGAAAAAATTAAAGAATTAAACTTGAAAAAAGAAGAACTAAGTTTAAAGTTACAGGATTTCGTTAGAATATCTAAAATAGATAGAGAAAAAGTAACAAACGCAAAAGAATTAATTGAAACTATGGAAATTATAGATAGAAATCTAAATGGAATACTTTCTCATTACAACGAACTACTAGAAAATTTAGAAACTTTAGAAAAACAATTAAAAGAAAAGATGAAGGGATTAAACATAGAAAATGAAAAGGAGCTTGAAACCGTTAATCTAAAGATTAAAAATTTGAGTTTACTAAAAAAAATGTACGATGAAAAAAAGCATAAATTAGAGGATATTTTAGAAGAAAACCCTCTCTGGAAACTATTTAGTGAAAAAGAAAATTTATTAGAAGAAGTAGAAGAAGAAGAAGAAAAACATAAGGAATCACAGCAGAAGTTACAAACAAGAATAGATGAACTAAAAGAAAAACTAAATCACATATTTTCTTCTGCTAAAATTCATAAAGATTTTTCTTTTGTTTTCTTTTTCGCTTCGGTTATTTCTCTACTACTTGGTTTTCTCATGACAAATGTAAATATGTGGCTCTTTACCGCCGCAATTGTAACGGGATTTATTGGTCTTATTGAAACAGTTATATGGAGAAAAAAAGAGGGGGTCTCTGAAACAATAAGAAATGAGATTGACGAATTAACGAAGAAAAAAATAATACGTCCGAGATATTTAAGTATACTTAGAGAGCATAATCTAAAGTCTTTAAAAGAGCTTAGACAAAAATATTATGAATTTATAGAATGGAAGGCTAAAAAGAAAGATTATCAAAGCACAAGCGAAGAATTTAAAAAACTTGAATCTGAAATTTTAAAAGAGTTGAAAGATTTCAATCTAGGAAGTGCAGCGCAGATAATAGACTCTGGTATTTCTTACCTTGAAAAGTTGGTTAATGAAATTCAAAAATTAATTATATCTAAATCATCATTAGAAAAACAAACAATCGAAACAAAAAATGAAATAGAAAACTTAAAAAGAAAAAAAGAAGAATTAACTATTTCTTTGAATAAGTTACTTGAAGAATTAAAACTTTCCTTAGAAGAAATTAAAAACTTTGATACCTTGTACGATGAGTACTTGAAGATAACAGAAGAAATCTCAAAGCTAGATACAAAAATAGAAAAGTATGAAAATATGTTAAATAGTGAAATATTACCTGAAAATATGAAAAACCTAGAATTTGATTTAGAAAAACTTAAAAAAAGACTTTCAGATATTGATACATTACTTCTCGAAAAGTTTGAAAATATACCTTCTTTTGAGGAAATTTTGGAGAAGATAAAAAAGAAAGAGGAGTTAATTGGTAAAATCGATGCATTAAAGGCATACTCCTCAAAGATATCAACTGCAAAGGAAATTTTAAAGAAAAAGCTGGAGGAGTATGTGGAAACTTATGGAAAAAAATTCAAAGAAGAATTTACAAAAATACTACATTCTATTGTAAATGAACCCATGCCTATAATAGTTGAAGATAATTTGTCCGTAAGATTAAACATCAACGGTGAAAAATTAAATCCTGAAGAATTTTTAAGTGCAGCAACTTTTGATCAAATGCTCTTTGCATACAAAGTTGCACTATTCAACACCATGTCAGAACACAATCTTCCTTTAATCATAGACAACGCATTTATTAGATACGATGATGAAAGGTTGAACAGGGTTTTAAAAATACTACAAAATGAGGCGAAAAGGCGTCAAATTATATTATTAACAAGTGATCTTAGATTAGCAGATAAATTTAAAGAGGTTGTAGAATTGGAGGGATAA
- the pyrH gene encoding UMP kinase produces the protein MYKRVLLKLSGEVLSGEGEKGFNHENIIYLVDELKKILEYGTNVGIVIGAGNLFRGREMQELSPTIADQIGMLGTVINALYLKDIFEKNNLRTVVVSQVSSLPSIRPIHYDDINLYFDAGYLVIFAGGTSNPFFTTDTAAALRAVEMKADILIKGTKVDGIYDKDPKKFTDARKFDTLTYDEAIDKGLKIMDTEAFSICKRYDMKILVMDFFKESNLLSAVREENVGTLVVPK, from the coding sequence ATGTACAAAAGAGTCCTTTTAAAACTTAGTGGAGAGGTTCTAAGTGGGGAAGGGGAAAAAGGTTTCAACCACGAGAATATAATATACCTTGTTGATGAATTAAAAAAGATACTCGAATATGGAACAAATGTAGGAATTGTAATAGGTGCAGGAAATCTCTTTAGGGGTAGAGAAATGCAGGAGTTATCTCCTACCATTGCAGATCAAATAGGAATGCTTGGAACGGTTATTAATGCCCTTTATTTAAAAGACATCTTTGAAAAAAACAATCTAAGAACTGTTGTGGTATCGCAGGTAAGTTCCCTTCCTTCCATAAGGCCAATACACTACGATGATATAAACCTTTATTTTGATGCGGGATATCTTGTTATCTTTGCAGGAGGTACTAGTAATCCGTTTTTCACAACAGATACAGCAGCAGCACTTAGGGCCGTGGAAATGAAGGCAGATATATTGATAAAAGGTACAAAAGTAGATGGTATTTACGATAAGGATCCCAAAAAATTTACTGATGCAAGGAAATTTGATACATTAACGTATGATGAGGCAATAGATAAAGGTTTAAAAATAATGGATACAGAAGCATTTTCCATTTGTAAAAGATACGACATGAAAATACTCGTTATGGATTTCTTTAAAGAGAGTAATTTACTATCGGCAGTAAGAGAAGAAAATGTGGGAACTCTGGTGGTGCCAAAATAA
- the ylqF gene encoding ribosome biogenesis GTPase YlqF, giving the protein MWYPGHINKAKRKIKEYLKAVDTVLIVLDARAPFATTAFERNIFTGKNILYVLNKADLANKKYTKLWMEKIKETSPVISFSKAESVNKIKGFINSHSKKKLGETRVLIAGVPNVGKSTIINKFSGRKLAKTGMAPGITRGLQWINLGSVKLLDTPGILYSKLFNKDVAAKLLLIGSLPVESIDKYDIITRAYEIFKVELNLDKTFEEFLEEYGKKRGFISKGGNIDFERTKNNLFKAISEGKFGFFTYDKEVALWMQE; this is encoded by the coding sequence ATGTGGTATCCAGGGCATATAAATAAAGCAAAAAGAAAGATAAAAGAATATTTAAAGGCAGTGGACACAGTCCTCATTGTTTTGGATGCAAGAGCACCTTTCGCAACTACTGCTTTTGAAAGAAATATATTTACAGGTAAAAACATACTTTATGTTTTAAACAAAGCAGATTTAGCAAATAAAAAATATACAAAGCTTTGGATGGAAAAGATAAAGGAAACTTCACCTGTAATTTCTTTTTCAAAAGCTGAATCTGTAAACAAGATAAAAGGATTTATAAATTCTCATTCGAAGAAAAAACTAGGAGAAACACGGGTATTAATAGCTGGTGTTCCAAACGTTGGAAAATCAACTATAATTAACAAGTTTTCCGGTAGAAAACTTGCAAAAACGGGAATGGCACCTGGTATAACCAGAGGGCTTCAATGGATAAATTTAGGTAGTGTTAAATTACTTGATACCCCAGGAATTTTGTATTCAAAACTATTTAATAAAGATGTAGCAGCAAAGTTGTTATTAATTGGTTCTCTGCCTGTAGAATCTATAGATAAATATGATATAATTACTCGGGCGTATGAAATATTTAAGGTGGAACTCAACCTTGATAAAACTTTTGAAGAATTTTTAGAAGAATATGGTAAAAAAAGAGGATTTATATCAAAAGGTGGAAACATAGATTTTGAAAGAACAAAAAATAACCTTTTTAAGGCAATCTCAGAAGGAAAGTTTGGTTTCTTTACTTATGATAAGGAGGTGGCATTATGGATGCAAGAATAA
- a CDS encoding chemotaxis protein CheX produces the protein MDARIINSLISAVKSTFNMVLKVEPNIAKPSIAKSIEPKYPIVTVIGFNGDIDGNLIYSFNKETAIKVVSTMMGMPYENLDELALSALGELGNMTSGSIAMELEKNSYTVDITPPTVITGKEIQVTAEGVILKLPLNIFSEGDFEVHMVIRGGGK, from the coding sequence ATGGATGCAAGAATAATTAATTCATTAATTTCTGCTGTAAAATCAACGTTTAATATGGTATTAAAAGTTGAACCAAATATCGCAAAACCATCAATTGCAAAAAGTATAGAACCAAAATACCCAATTGTTACAGTAATAGGTTTTAACGGAGATATAGATGGTAATTTGATATATTCTTTTAACAAAGAAACGGCAATTAAAGTCGTTAGTACAATGATGGGAATGCCATATGAAAATCTAGATGAACTTGCTCTTAGTGCTTTAGGTGAACTTGGAAATATGACAAGTGGTTCTATTGCCATGGAACTTGAAAAAAATAGTTATACAGTTGATATTACACCACCAACAGTCATTACAGGTAAAGAAATCCAGGTAACCGCAGAAGGTGTGATATTAAAACTTCCTTTAAATATATTTTCAGAAGGCGATTTTGAAGTACACATGGTTATTAGAGGTGGAGGGAAATAA